The segment ACTTGTTTCTTCACCATACATACGATGCCACCCTAATACACATGTAGTTTAAgactaaaattcttaaataacacaacaattgtttacattgataacttatttaaacaatatttattttcttttaagatttaaaattaaaatttttaaaattattaaaattttagcaaaatccCTTGCATTCCCTCATCTCTATCATTAAAATAATGACAAATCACAcgtatttgtttagaaaaagtcGACAATTTGCTAATATTCTCTTAAAATATTAcagcaattaatttaatttatctttattgttttaacatttaactATTTCCTTTtagatattaatttaaaacaacattgaTGTTCCACcaaattactaaaaactaaTTCACTCCCTTACATTAACCCCCCTCTCCCCCTTGCTTGTATGCAAtcttattaaataagaaaaggacacatttttttattgacATTAATGAAGAATATGTTTCTATATACAACAACATCAACGCACTtagaaacaacaataactaatCTTCATGGAAAAGAATTTCTCTAGAAATAACAGAAACCAAATAGTTAATTAAAGAAACAGAAACGCATATGCCGAAAAttgtcaacatcatcatcatcaccatctaTGTTGCGAACAAGAAGAACAACGTCATTATCTTTGAACTTTAACAGTAGTATAAGGGGTGGTGTTGTGTGCGTATTTGCTAAATGTTgtatttcttttagattttttactctatgtttattttttcgtttatcCATCTGTTTGTTTACTTAGAGCACGAGTTTTCAACGACCAAGATAAAGGGGAAGGGGGATaagagaaaagaagaaaaacacaaGAAATAAGTAGGAATATATGTATAGTCGGTCGTGGGCACGTATATGATATCCTACATCTACTTTAGCGATGTGATCAGTTGTAGGAAAGAACTGGAATGacaagtaactaactaactaacttactaactaactaactaactaactaactaactaactaactaactaactaacttactaactaacaaactaacaaactaactaaatgactaactaactatcttactaactaactatcttactaactaactcacttacTCACTCActtactacctaactaactaactaactaactaactaactaactaactaactaactaactcactgactaactaacttactaactaactaactcactaactaactaaatattataaatcattacAAACATCtgaacaaacgcataatactcaccttacttactaactaactaactaactaactaactaactaactaactaactaactaactaactaactaactaactaactaactaactaacttactaattaactaactaacaaactaactaaatgactaactaactaattaactaacgaactaactgattaactgactaacttactaactaactaactaactaactgactaactaactaactaactaactaactaactatcttactaactaactcacttacTCACTCActtactacctaactaactaactaactaactaactaactaactaactaactaactaactaactaactaactaactaactaactaactaactaactaactaactaactaactaactaactaactaactgactaactaactaactaactaactaactaactaactaactaactaactaactgactaactaactcactaactcactaagtaactaactaaatattataaatcattacAAACATCtgaacaaacgcataatactcaCCTTACTGGTAGAGTGAtggtagggtataaaaagcagtTACTGCAGCAATCTTCGTGCTTTTCCAAATGATAAGGACATTaagcacaaaacaaaaaagtagatgtaccgttaaatttaaaacaaaacaaatactcACGCACTCACAACAAACACATACAGCAAGCAACATATGTAATCTGATACCATCACCCACTTACAACCCCCAATAGAGAGGTGAGAAAGTAAAGGAATGGAATAAAAGGTACAAGACacatagagagagagagaaggcAAGACATGCGCCCTTTGtaactaattaacaaaaatttaatatttttatattaaatagtaatttaaaaaattgtctactaaattaaaagaaatatattaattaatattgttcaacattttccaatttatttaattaaataaagtcTATTTGTCTTTGAGCTCTTGCTCCTGAAGCTTTtgcactctctctctctcttttctcgctttatatttttgtcattaTAATACACATTATAGTTGACAGTATCCTTGTTTTCCTTTAAAGTTTCAGTTCCATTTCAACCACAATTCGCAGAGGTAACCACAAACGAAAGTCAAGAAaattcctttagaaaattttttttgggaaaatttgtgttttaaatataaagtaagTTTAATtagcaaaattaattttaaataaatattacaaaaataaagtgctcttagaaaacaaaaacttttaaaaagacattgataatattcaattaaatgtgaatatattttgttgaaaattgatTTTTCCAAAAAGGACCAAACAAGCAAATTACTCACTCCCCAAATTACAGGTAATAATGTGATATATACACAATCCCTGAACATAAAGAAACGGAATCAAAAccaattataagaaaatttacacATAGCAAAATAAATGGTAATAAAATCttataatattatgaaaattcttgccaatattataataaatctaatcaaaaatgtttctaaaataaGGACGACCCTTGAAAAAGtgctttatttataatttaacacaTTTTGCAGTAAACGTCGATGTATTTtgcattataaaaatttaagtttttcagcCACTCCCTTTAAATAGGTCAAATGTAGGCCGGTTAAAGTTTGAGTTGCCTTGTTTACAATATGTAGTAGATATCTGTAAAgaggtaaatatttattaatatgaacaaaaaaagtgtGAATCGTTAGTTAGCATGCTTAAAAAAGTGCGAATCGTTAGTTAGCATCcttagtaaataaaatttaatacggATTAAAAGGTAATTTGTCTTAGGCGGCATAAAGTTTCAAAACTGAAAATATGgaataaaaagtaccttttccaCATCATCATGTGACCTTAAAAATTTGCGGAATTAGaatattctagtttagttctagttcagttcaagttcagttctagttcagttctagatcagttctagatcagttctagttcagttctagttcagttctagttcagttctagttcagttctagttcagttctagttcagtttagttcagttctagttcagttctagttcagttctagttcagttctagttcagttctagttcagttctagttcagttctagttcagttctagttcagttctagttcagttctagttcagttctagttcagttctagttcagttctagttcagttctagttcagttctagttcagttctagttcagttctagttgagttctagttcagttctagttctagttcagttctagttcagttctagttcagttctagttcagttctagttcagttctagttcagttctagttcagttctagttcagttctagttcagttctagttcagttctagttcagttctagttcagttctagttcagttctagttcagttctagttcagttctagttcagttctagttcagttctagttcagttctagttcagttctagttcagttctagttcagttctagttcagttctagttcagttctagttcagttctagttcagttctagttcagttctagttcagttctagttcagttctagttcagttctagttcagttctagttcagttctagttcagttctagttcagttctagttcagttctagttcagttctagttcagttctagttcagttctagttcatttctagttcagttctagttcagttctagttcagttctagttcagttctagttcagttctagttcagttctagttcagttctagttctgttctagttcagttctagttcagttctagttcagttctagttcagttttagtttagttctagttcagttttaattaagttgtagttcatttctaattcaggTCAGTTCTAGcttccagattatagacaagactacagtctaaacaataaactagacaatagactagtctagactatagactattatagactaaaatatagactagactataggctagaccacagacttgactatatacttgactatagatttgactaaagactataaactagactatggactagactatagtctatagcctagtctatagtctagtctatagtctagtctatagactagactatagactagactatagactagactatagactagactatagactagactatagacttgactatagactagactatagactagactatagactagactatagactagactatagacttgactatagactagactatagactagactatagactagactatagactagactatagactagactatagactagactatagactagactgtagactagactatagactagactatagactagactatagactagactaaagactagactatagactagactatagactagactatagactagactatagactagactatagactagactatagactagactatagactagactatagactagactatagactagactatagactagactatagactagactatagactagactatagactagattatagactagactatagactagactatagactagactatagactagactatagactagactatagactagactatagactagactatagactagactatagactagactatagactagactatagactagactatagactagactatagactagactatagactagactagactatagactagactatagactagactatagactagactatagactagattatagactagactatagactagactatagactagactatagagactagactatagactagactatagactagactatagactagactatagactagactatagactagactatagactagactatagactagactatagactagactatagactagactatagactagactatagactagactatagactagactatagactagactatagactagactatagactagactatagactagactatagactagactatagactagactatagactagactatagactagactatagactagactatagactagactatagactagactatagactagactatagactagactatagactagactatagactagactatagactagactatagactagactatagactagactatagactagactatagactagactatagactagactatagactagactatagactagactatagactagacaatagactagactaaatactagactatagactagactatagactagactatagactagactatagactagactatagactagactatagactagactatagactagactatagactagactatagactagactatagactagactatagactagactatagactagactatagactagactatagactagactatagactagactatagactagactatagactagactatagactagactatagactagactatagactagactatagactagactatagactagactatagactagactatagactagactatagactagactatagactagactatagactagactatagactagactatagactagactatagactagactatagactagactatagactagactatagactagactatagactagactatagactagactatagactagactatagactagactatagattagactattggctagaccatagacttgactatacagTAGACTAGAATACGGACttgactacatactagactatagactccacTATGGACAAGGctatatattatactatagaatacactataggaTATTGATTATACATGAGAACAAACTGAAGTACCCATTTAGAATTTGGTCAACTGCTTATTCAAAAGGAATAATTGCTCGAAAGCATTCTGAAATTTTGGAAGCATcaatcaaatatatttatttaaatactctGAAATCATTTCAATGTTTTAAATGGTATTTaatgaaacaatttaaaatttaaacattttcatttcaatttaacaACTACGtgcagaaaattatttaatttatcatttaaatcatttatttttgaatttaaactgaaactatgtatttaatatttataatgatgGATGGCATGttgatttttctttcattttgtttttctataattcACAGACCACAATGCTGGGTAATTGCGTTGGTAATTGCGGCTTTAGTGGACCCCCACCGCCGGACACTATACTATTAAtgccaccaccaccactaccATCATTTCTATTACCCAAAACTGCTGCTTTAGTGCCGACCACCAATGATTCCCATCCATGTTTCGCAACACTCATGTGTGATCCGAATCCTCATCCCCGTGAAAGTGGCATGGAATTTGTTGAATTTACTGGAGCCAATAGCAACGGTTTGGAAAATACCTGGTTGTTTGTATTGATATCATCGTGTGTTGGTGTTTTAATATTGGGTGGACTACTGGCTGTTATTCTATTGAAATGTCGCGAGTAAGTTGAAAAGGCTTAAATGGTATTTAAGCATAACGTGTTGTTTGTTAATCATTTGTGtggtttttatattgttgttattaatattgttattgttattattgcagTACTCTCTTCTCAAGCTGTAATTTAAGCTATCACGATAGCAATATAAAACAGGGCACCATGTCAGCTTTGGGTGAACCCTCGAAATCGAATCCTTTTATGGCTGGTGGTATCTTATATCCCTGCACTTCGGCTAATAGTCGTGATACTCTGCAGAGTCAATTGGCCAGTGATAGTCGCCTGTTGTGGGCCACCTTAACACCGCATGGTACACGCCATTTTATTTCCGACTATCCGGCAACAAGTGCACAAGATGTTGCGGGTCACTATGAGGTTGTCGACTATCGTGCCAAAACACCAAATCAACCATATCGTGATTATGTTAAACGTACTCCTATTAAGGTAAGTTTTTcgtgtaaaattattaaagatttatacaaaaaatgtttggtGCTTGTAATGGAAGTTCATTGGCCTGaagttttttagttatttgaACTATTTTAGGGAATTAAGAGTTAGAGCCGTGTATATAGAAATAatcttgtttattattaaatcatttttctctaaaattttgatattaaagGAAATGGAATAactgtataaatttttaactcgaATTTTTACTAAGTAATGTGTCACTGACTGATCAAGAGTAATTTAATCTATATAGGATCACTATATTACTTATTTTAGTGCTCCTTTTAAGTTTGTCCTAACTAAGTTCCTCCTAGTCTCATTTTTAGTTCTAACCTCAACAAAACCCTCAACCTAACTT is part of the Lucilia cuprina isolate Lc7/37 chromosome 3, ASM2204524v1, whole genome shotgun sequence genome and harbors:
- the LOC111689787 gene encoding uncharacterized protein LOC111689787, with translation MLGNCVGNCGFSGPPPPDTILLMPPPPLPSFLLPKTAALVPTTNDSHPCFATLMCDPNPHPRESGMEFVEFTGANSNGLENTWLFVLISSCVGVLILGGLLAVILLKCRDTLFSSCNLSYHDSNIKQGTMSALGEPSKSNPFMAGGILYPCTSANSRDTLQSQLASDSRLLWATLTPHGTRHFISDYPATSAQDVAGHYEVVDYRAKTPNQPYRDYVKRTPIKSFDNNGFIDYDYEDPTPLMDSYHDDMDSGYQEPQEILNSMQRASPRPRVSSPTRIDNPNMAPLNYYPSNPRTHQSSAASTLQRPTNFNTTATLNRKTTTMNRRISDASSYNGQNI